The genomic region TCACGACTGCAGCCTGTTCACGCATCAACTCCAACACCACCattaaaaaactgtcaaacatgACTGCAACTGCCATTTCCCCCTCccctcactgtctctgtttcagtACCGTTTTGGTGAAGCACGCCTTGAAGAGATGCATCCTGGGAGAACAGAGCCTGAAGACGATGGGAGGAGGAACGCAGAGAGTGGAGGCCATCGAAAGAAGGGCGGAGATAAGGGAAGAAAGTatgaggggaagagagggagagacagagagagatggaagcgAAGGATAACTTAAGTCATAGAGAGAAAGGGCGACTGAAAAATCAGAAAGGGAAAGAGACCAGAGAAACTGGTGCAGGCAGAGAGCGTATGAGAAGACTAGTTTGCAGAGACTGAGTGACGTgaactgagaaagagagaaaaattgaGTCAGGGAGGaatggagggggaggaaaagacaagaaaagggagaaagagggaaagtttttccagaggaggaaaagctCCACTGAGCCACAGAGACAAAATCCTGGAGAGGAAAGATCCAACCgcctcactctcctctctgtttctctccttcagtttgttcctccctcccactctttccatctctctgcatctccctctctccgtttctctctctccccgaTGGGTGACTCCTCGCTCGTTCCACCCTCTGCGTTGTTCTTGCCAATCCCACttcctttttccctccttctgtcCTCCAGTCTCCTCACAaattttcatctctctcttttcaggCCTtactttccttctctccttgcACTCCTGTTGATCCTCCTTTTATTTATCACAGTTTACTCTCATATTTCACCAACAGAATTTCCCTCCTTCATTACTGCTGCCAACACACACTATGTAATAGTTAAACTCCAGTTTGCGTAATCCATCTCTCATATGTCTCAGGGTTACTAATCCTACTTGTCTCTTTTCATCCTCAAAGTAGATTTCAGGGGAGATACTAGTGTGAAATTTAAGTCATGTGGATTTTCCTgctaaatgtgtaaaatataatgGAAAGCTCGATGACATTTTGGGGCCAAGACCCAAACTTCTAAGAATTACACTTCAGAATCATATAAAAgtaaaaggaggaaagaaattcTTCATTAAAAGTGTTCCAGTGTTCCAAAGTTCCAGACACATTTATCAAGCAACTTACACCTAAGTAAATTTTCAAGTGATCATATGACTGATCACACATATGATCTGAGCAGGAATAGTCAGTTGGAGATGAGAAGTATTAAACATCCATCTGACCAACATCTTTACATTTCCGATGAGTGATATTTCATGATGTAAACTCACACCTTTTTAAGTGAATATTATTTGTTTGAAATCTTTAATATcttaaataacaaataatctgaaattaatatacatttatggacagaaaacaagaggacTTACGTTCATATGTTTACaagtagaagtaaaaatgagtattttcacttttctcttAGCACTTTTACTTTGAGCAATTAGATAAATACAAACCCTAAATTTCACACTAAAATCTGTTATTTAAAATTGTTTCAATGCAATTTTATGGCTGTTTATGCAAAACTTTAGGTGTTACTTAAGAGTTCCTGGCAGGGACAAGGAGCTGAGGAGTCTTTCTAAAACCACTAAGTCTTTGGCCATGTGTGTCAAAAATACTCCATACTAATACCAAGGCAtgaaaatggcctaaaaatgcCTTTTGTAATATTGTCTGCACACTGATTGTGATTGTAATAGACACAAATTCCTTGACTGGAGACAGTGGGCTATAATCTACATGAAGTTCAGAAACCACACTTCCTTGTAAAATAACTCAcaatctgtctctgtggttaAATCAGCTGAGTGTCACAACTGACTGTCAGTGACACTTAGTTCAGTCTCTGACTCTGTTTTCAGCTACGAGAACCGTGACATTATCAGATTAGATGAGCAGAAACTTTGAATTCACCACAGTAACTTTCTTGTTTGCATAAAGGGACTTGTGGTCTAAAAGTGGAGCTACATGGAGGGGAATAGAAAGAAATTCCTGTGCAGCGGTTGTTCATTTGTCCCTCTTATATGTATCAACTGTAAGGACTGTGGTTGATAATGAGTCTTTCTATTACTGGAAGAAGTCATCAAataatatgatatttttaatTCCTGTGAGGGATCTTTCCCTCACAGGAATTGGTTTAGCCACTGACCAGTGGGTGCTATTTTGCATCCTAGCTGAAATAAATGAGTCTCACTCCCTAGTTTGTGAAGGTGGGTGCAGAGAAGAACTGGTGCATCACGAAAAACACACAATCCAGAAAAAGACATTAGCAATTCAGTCTGCCAGGTCAACCCTGAGAGATTTCCTGTTCTGTAAAGCAATAAATGTGCCTCTCAAACATGGCAGGCTGATAAGTACCAGATTTACCAGTAAAAAGAATAATAGATAAAGAGAGGGGACATCGCTTCCAACACTCATCACTcatatgtgtttttccttctcctACTCCTGGCTCAAAACAGCCCATCAGGGCAAGAGGAAAAGCAACCTGAcctgaagagagaagaaaaacagatttgttttgcaAAGGCAGTGATTTGGCTCCTTTTGGGGATATTTCTGTGTCTGATGAGATAAATCAAAGGACAGCTGAGCCAGTTCAGAAATCTGAAAAAGATATTCTTCAGCTCATCTGGCAACAATGATAAACGTAGAGATGGTTTACTGCAGGGAAAAAGTGCAGACCAAACCAACTTTTCATGTCTACATTTAGACATTTGCAGTCTCTGTTGATGCATACTGTCAGCCACGACACTTTTATAACATCCAGTGGTTTGTATTACTAATATATGTGATTCTCCTCCAGATCTTTTATTCTATTTGTCTTTCAGAAGATTTTCCTACtttagtttgtttgtgcatACTTTTAAGTTCACTTGTTAAGTAATGCCGTGTCCACGTTGTTCATGGTGACGACAACATTTCTTGGCAATCAGCTTATTAAATAGCAGTGGTGCCACAGGCTGTGAGCCCCACTTGGCATCAGATTTGTGCCACCTCCTTTGCCAAAGGCTCTGGGCATGtgagctgttgtttttccacACACAGGGCACTTGTGTGGGGCTAGCCCCACTTAGCTGCTTCACCAAAGAAACACaatcaaaaacacaatttaagaACGATTCTATCAGCCACTGACCTTAAACTGtagattcatgtttttttatgtcagGAATTTATCTAGAATTATATCAATTTCTACGTTTCTCAGTGCCGTTAAAACCACTCTTTTTCAGCTGCCAGTAGGTGGAGCTGTGTCCCACTTGCACAAAACAGCCTATTGCAGATCAATTCTATAATAACgcataaaataaacagatgacAGACCATTTGATACTCAGCTATTgcacttttttcatgatttcttGAATCTCTGTGGAAGAGAATAACTTAAACACATCTTCTTTTGTTCATCTGTGCTCCTTTAGCAAGCACACATGCTTCATCAAAATCCTCACACGTATAAATAAAGCCAGTATGTGCTGGTGAATAGACAGCCAGTTTGATCAGCCGTCAAGCTGAAAATGGAGAAGACGAGTGCAAAGTTTGCAAGACTCATAGTCAAACTGGCAGCCATGTTGAAAAATAGCAGAATTTCCCTTTTAGAGGAGATTTTTCTGGCAACagtccacagacaaaaactgtaaaGAATTGCCTGCGtatgaatatttctgtgtttgcatgtgtttatgaGTGTTACCATGAagctctcctcctgctccagccACCGCTGGTCATCTTCCATCTGTTGTTGCTGCATCATCAGCCTCTCCTCCATCATAGCCTGGCCAACACATCCACTGTCCTGTAGACAACATGGCTGCTTAAATATGCCGTAATGctgtttctctttaaaatgtAGTCATACTACATAAAACATTATAAAGTCAAATATTTGCAATTTTGTCAAAAACTAAGAACTGGATAAAAACCAGTTAAGAACAACAAAATTATTGATCAACTCACTGAGTGATTAAACAGTGTCACAATGAAAGAACTAAAATAGAGAGgctaataaaaataatctcagGGATCAAGTAgccattttaaacattttcctgaCTGCTGCTACTTTATTCCCCTGCACAGAGCCCACTGTGGTCTGCTTGAAATAACAACTTCACGTGGTAGAAGTGCCAGCACCTCACTACTGTAAAGTAACCTGTTCTGTTTAATCGAAATGAAAAGTTAATTACATTACTGAATGAAATTTGAGGAGCTAGCTCGTGTTAGGTTCAGCTGCCAGCTGAATAAGACATGTTCAACATTTTCAGTCAACTTTAATTTGCATTCATGTACTAAACACTAACTTTCCTTTaccatttatttacatttctctgtcttttttgcaGTGATTCATCATGAGGCTTTGATTATTCAGGTTTCAAGCGAAAGGTAGACAGAAAATCCAGGCACATTGTGGTGCATGTTCATGATTCGAGTGAAACGTGTACCTCCATGTTCGAGCTCCACAGCGCAGTGTGTTCAGGTCTGTGCTGATTCCAGGAATCGGTAGGAGGGAAGCTGCTTCCTACTCCACCTACACCACCGTGGGCTGATGGCTGGGTGtggatagacagagagagagaaagaaagagatggacaggacagagagaacaacaacataacattaataatgtaaTGAACAAACAGTGCAATGtgtaaattatattaaatttcCTTTGAGAATACATCAAATTCCCTCACTTTCCCTGCCTTGGTGACTAAAAAAGacaatattgtgtgtgtgtgtgtacatatatatatatatatatatatatatatattcaaactTAAAGCAGATACACAGGACAAGTTTGGAAATCATAGTAGAATTTGATCAAATAACAATACTTATattcatacatacaaatattgctataatattaaataataacaaaatatgttCAATAATAAGCCATGATTTGTTACAGGACGTCAAAGAATCTTGTGAGTATTTCAGCTGAAGTCCAGCGTGTAAAACATGTTACCGTAATATACAGATGTTACTCTATGATGTGATCAAGTTTGACTTAAACAGCAGTTAAAATTATACACTCCTTATAAGGACAGGGGAGAGGGAGCAGCTTATTGCCATAAAAGCTGAAGAACGGCTTTGATTTGtgagtttgtgagtgtgtggtgtgtgtgtgtgtgtgtgtgtgtgtgtgtgtgtgtgtgtgtgtgtgtgtgtgtgtgagtggctTTTAGCACTACAGGAAATGCCTGCTGTCTACTCGGTTTATGAGGAGAGGAATAACTGCACTGGAAGTCTCttctgactctctctctttctgactttgacacatgcagcacacacgCTCCCTGTCTTTCCAACACAGTGACTTTAGTCAGACTCAACGCTAACTTTACTGGGTTGTGATGAGAGACCAAGATGACTGACTAGAATGACAAGGTATTTTTCCAGTTCTGGAGTACTGAAAtttactgatttgtttttaattattattgttattagtattattaaTTGTTAGTTGTGGTTAATGtatctttctttttaatttaatactTTTCCTTCACTTTTTCCAGACATTATCCTCTTCACTGGATTTAGGGAGCTTAATCAGGgttaggttttgtttttttcgtGATTGCCACACCACCCAGCCTCTACCAGGACACATTTTCTCTTGCATAATCATTTATCTTTGCAGACTTTTCTCTAATATTGTAAGATGACCTGAATAGGAAAAAAACTTGTATATATATTAAACCATATATCATCAGGGTTTAATGTTTATGTTAATTTACAGTTACAACAACAAATAAGAAAGtagtaaaacacacagtagaGAAGACACTGAAGCTCCTCTCCTTGAACATGTCCAGCAATGTATATTTGCTTCTGTGATtaatactgtttatttttcctaaATGAGTACCagtagtgtttttgtttctcagtgGATTGCACGATGTTCCTGTAAGCTGCAGAGTCCTGAAATCTGAAATccattttttcatgtgtgtgtgtgtgtgtgtgtgtgtgtgtgtgtgtgtggctttacCGGAAAGTGGTTGTGTTGGGGGCTGGAGAAGAAACCCTCACTGGAGCGAGGACTGGGGTAACCTGGTCTACTGGGCTACAGACAGAAAGAtaagtttgtttctgtttcctataatatattaataaacaacagtaaaatgagaaacagaaacagaaacagaaacagaaattcAAATGGGTCCATGAGAGAGTCACTGAGTCTTACCTTAGGCGGAGCCTCATCAGACCCTCCAGAGTCCCAGGACACGGTGACTTGTCTCCTCATCTCCATTCGAAGTCTCTCCTCTTGTTgaagcttctcctcctccagtatGGTGCTACACAAATTATACACAAACGCTAATGtgttaatatttgattttactCACAATTAAAAGACAGACTTCATCTTAATTAACTGTCTACTTTTTCATCTTAACAGGTGTATCTTCCAACATCTTGTTTTTCCACTTGTTTCAACAGACATGtgcacaaacacgcacacaaacaaaaacacatcatcacctGAGCTGTGTTTTGAGTTCGGTGAATCGCGGCCTCTTGCTGGGGTCATACGACCAACACTTGGTCATCAAACTGTAGAGGGTGGGCGGGCACTGAGGAGGCATAGCCAGTCGCTCACCGTTCTCTATCCTGCCAATCACGTCGTTGTTCTTCACCCCCTGGAAGGGCTTGATGCCGTACATCAAGATctcccacatgcacacacctgcagagaTGCAGACACAAACAGGCAGATTTTGTTTAAGACAGAAAGtgactgacaaaaacacaactgtcagACAAAGACACTCAGAAACAACTCTACATACCCTAGATATAGGCAGCTCTGGATGAAATAGTGTGGTGAAAGACTGTTTCACAGATGATggactgtaaaaacatttttccgGTAACTCACCAAACATCCAGACATCACTGGCAGAGGTGAATCTTCTGAAGTTGATAGATTCAGGTGCCATCCACTTGATAGGAAGTTTACCTTTAGAAGCTGAAACAAAGAGAGATATAGTTCACTACAAGTTGTCTGCGGATTCAAGATTATCTAGACTACAGAGCGTTTTTTatagataaaataaatctgtaactTAATTGAATTAATGGTCAATTTTGCATCCACCAATTAGAAGGTTAGAAATGAGAAGGAACTAAAGTGAACTGTAGTAGCCTGATGTCACCAGTAGATGGTGGTACAAGTACAACCAACTAGAAAAGACTGGCAATGgcacacaaaactgaaacacagactgGTCTCAGGTCAGCACCGCTCACTTCTCTTAACCAACAGCATGAAACAAACCAATGTCTGTCTGTAGTGTTTAGGTGGTAACATATACCAAAGGGGAAGGTTAGGACATTAAAAACCGTCTTGAATCcatttgaaatattaatgaatcGATGTTATATGTCAGAACAAAGCTGtgtattgatgtgtgtgtgggttttagtGTGCAGGTGTTTCATTACCTTTGTAGTAAGAGCTGTCCTCCATGTATCGTGACAGACCAAAGTCTCCGAGCATCACACAGTCGACCGAGGAGACCAGCACATTACGGGCTGCGATGTCCCTACGAGGCAAAAACAGCTGTGTCATAGTTGTTTACTGTCATTTCTTTGATGCTAAGTATCCATTGAAGAAGACGAGAGATGTGCTGTGTTTGAAAAAGATTCCATATTTACATCACTTTATTTTGAGtgaattttaaatataaaatctatGCAGCATGTGTTGCCctcaaacattcacacaacagAACCACAAACGTAGCGTCCCATGATGCAATGTTTTGCCTTTGATGGATGTGAACGTTACACTTATGCAACACTGCACTTGCCAGTGATGATGCAAAATGATGAGTGCCTGAGTGAGTGTCTAGTAAAAATCTTTATATGATCTCtggtaataaaaataatgtgaatcCAATGCAAACACATAATCTGAGCCAAGACTTCTTCTTAAATCAGAGTCTATCTaatcttttgtgtgtgcatgcttgtgtatGTTTACCTGTGTACAAAGCGTTTGCTCTCCAGATAGGCAAGCGCCGTACTAAGCTGGTAGGCAAAAAGAATGAGAGTGGCCAGGTCCAGACTGTACTTCCTCACCTGAAGGAATGAACGCAACTGTGGAcagacaagagagagggaggaagatgaaACACTACTGATAGTGGATATCGATGCATGTCCCCACACACAGCTTCCTTCATGTACCGACAAGAGGTGTAACAAACTTTCTTCTGCACAAAGAGCACACAGAGCCTCAAGCGTACCTCTCCGAGAGTGCAGAGCTCCATGATGATCCACACCGGGTTCTCTGTGATCACTCCGATCAGCTTGACAATGTGAGGGTGGTCAAACTGACGCATTGTCACTGCAGAGAAAGTGCAaccacacactcattcacacgTATAAACCTCAGCATGTGAGAAATGAGTCATAGTTTTCTTGTAGGTCAAGtcaatacacacactctcacacactaaAAATACAGTGTGGTCTTACATGCTTCCTGTAGGAACTTTTCTCTGACACTGTCTGAGGTACAGTTCTTACAGGTCTTAATGGCGACAGGTAGAGCCGGTTTGTCCTGCACAACACACAGCGCACAAGTTAGCGGATTAGTAGTGATACAATGCTGTGAGAGATATGGATACAGATAATCTGATATTTACACTTATTGCTAAAATGCACACTTGAGAATATAtaaaatttttcattttaatggttCGTTTCAGCAGGATAATGAGATGACTGTCAGATAACAAAACTGTCTAGTTATTTATTGGTGTGCATTTGATACGTTTAATTGaatgtttgtatgtgcatgtctaCATACCGGGCTGTTATAAACTCCTTGGTGCACATCTCCAAACTGACCCTCTCCAATGCAGCGACCTAACTCTATCCTGTCCCTCTGGATTTCATAGTCCCGCGCTGAGAGAggtaaggaggaggagaaaagaaaagaaaaaagaagtagaAAGAGTAACATTCACCTGCTGTTTTCCATACACTGGAAACACTGGAAGGACCCATCACTTTTCACATGCTTCTCTCTTAGACCACACGGACGGGGcttaccaggacaagacaatTTGGATGGTATCAGGTAAATGTTACTTAAGAGAGAAAATAGTTAAAAGTTTTAAGATACTTgaaaattatttcaaattttcTAGCAGTCAAATTAATATTGTCCTTTTTGGTAAACCCCATCCACTGGTAATAGGGCTGTACTAAAATAAACCATTAATATGTAATTTATGCAAATACACTGTAACCACAGGTATGTAAATCCAGAGTAAATTCTCTTCCCCAAACACCTCAAACTACACAAACCTTGACTTAACATGCACACTGCCAAACAAACATACCAACATACAGTAAACCCATTTAACAGGAAAATGTAAAGACCATAaatgctgtgtttacatgcacaccaGAGTcccattttcatttctgtttcacCCTGTACTGACATAGACAAGAGgactgcacataaacacatacttCTGAATAAGATtattaattgagaaaaaaacCTGGAGCACTCTCTACATGTAAACATCAAGAAGGCCTGTGCCTGGatctgtgacagacagacataaactGATACCCTGGATCTGAAGTCTGTCGATTTTGAATAAACTATTTATACTTGGTGAATATGTCCAAAAGAATTCAAattaatggttttgtttttgcaacTGACATCCACAAGCTtccacattttcactttgacatttatGTGTTATCAATATTTCTGCCTTGCAGAGAAGGTTATGAAACATTTCTTCAGCGGTGCATTAATGTCAGCTGCCAACCAACTATAGCAAAAATGGGCAAAAAACTGAGTTTTATGCAGGAGATCGATCATCATGAAGTTAGCTACTTGACTGAACTAAAagataaacacagtaaaatcacAAACGCCAAGAGTATAACCAAAGCACATTCCTTTACATGGAGATTTACTGCAATCAATCCACACTGCTATTTACTTGCAGGAAATTAATAACTGCTTCAAACGAAAAGAACCCACAGAGAactcaggaaaaagaaaaaaaaaaaaacaaaaacaaaacataaccatAATACTAAATCACAgtaaaggcataaaaatgtcacaaccAACATGATGGTGACATGAGAACCAAGCCAACAAACAATGCAAATTATTGTGAGATGGTTTAACTTGTTTCCCAATTCTGATTTAAggattaataaaataattgcATTGTTCATGGATTGGccctctctttcatttccaACACCAGACCCAAATGAACTGCAGTCTACAAAAACACCAACGACCACAAGTCAACAACAAACTGGATATTAGAGTAGACCTTGagtctttgtatttttctttgccAGGTACTAATGGTGAAATAAAACATCCTACACTGGTTCCCAACTACTAAAAAAGCCAGTAACTCATGTAAATCAATGGGTATTGTTttaatggaataaaaataaataaataaagttttaatggGGCAGGAAAATGACGCAAATCTGTTCCTATAATTTATACAAGTGCCcggcaaagaaaaacataaatgaaaagaaacttgAAAAATCAAGGCATTTTGGTAGGACAGAATGAGACAGAGGCAGGCAATTTTACCTTCAACTACTCCATAGCTCACTGTGTTGGCGatgggagaaagaggaagaaagagagatgaagagagggggagagccAGACAGCTGCTTTAAGATTGAAAATAgctcagaaaacacaaatgcGCACATATAGAGACAAAGGCAACTGACCCATTTAATTCTTTATCAAATGTTTAGTCAATAaataagtgaatgaatgaaaaaactgaactgaTACTGACAGAGAATGATTAAGAGATAGACCTGTTTTAAAGCTGTTACTGTTATACTGCTTCATTTTATACATAGAGCAGAGAGTgtgacatgaacacacagacaagctCAGTCACGGAGAAGGAAAATATGTCGGAAGTCTGCTTAGAGAACAAAAAAAGCCAAGcgaaagagacaaagaaataaagctGGACAAATATAGCAAGACGGggaaagatagaaaaagactgtgggaggaaagaGGAACACAGTCCATTTTCAAAGTTGGCCCCACAGTCAAATACATGAGTAAACTGCACAGGCCAAAACATCTACTTACAAAATATTGGAACACAGGGCTGAGACCACCATTATTAACAAGGCTGTAGCCAAACTTACCAGCACATTCAGGGGCTTTTACTAACATGTGAATGTATTTGACAGATGTAATGTCCCTCTATGAACCACATGTATAGACTATCTCTACTACTAGCTCTGTGACCTCCAGCCAGGGTCTCTACTGTTTATATAAGGCAGAGAAACTGGCCTGAATTTGATTAGCTGCTACctaatgcagtctaatgcaacttctccagctccttatgtgagtgtgtttcttgGAAAACACTCACACCACACTCATTTCATTAGCTAGCAGAACgaaattaatgtttgtttgagaGCATGAGCATTTGACAGAAGAATAACAGTGTAACAGTTACTTCATAGTCCTCTTGTGCCAGTGCAACAGAAGCCGACTCCTTTAGTACAAATATTTTAGTTGGTAGATGAGGCTGAAAGACGAGAGGGAATGGGTTACTTACTGGAGGGCATGGTGTATGTGTCCTCTTCATCAACTATCTCTGCATAGTCATCGGTCTCTGtaacattatacacacacacaagcgatcagaaaaaacacacacaggcatttgtctaaaataacataaatacacaaacaaaacaattgtGCACGTTGCTCAATTTACCATCTACTATGGTACGAAGGGTCCCTGATACAGTCAAACACATGCGCacgaaaaaacaaaactgcgcaaaaaactttaaaataaagcagCTAACTCTTAAAACGAACTCTGTTTCGACAACTCCTGCCCAAAGCAACACCCACGtagctcctctccctctctctttctctctctctcacacacacacacacttggcgGAGAATGTCAGCTGAGCATGTGTTGTGcatatctgtctgtgtgagagcaGCTGGGGTGCAGGGAGTAGCTGTGGTGGTgatggaaacaaagacagaaaggagagagtTTAAGAGAGTCAAGTAGAAAAcgaaacagaaaacaggacagaagagtaaaacagaaagagatagagagacacagagaggagaaagagatagTGTGTCTAGCGTCTAGCCATGTAAGCAGATGGTAGCATTTAGGATCAAATCTGTGTaaaatcagacagagagacaaggggaagaagagagaagagccagcaggaaaaaaaagaggcaaagaTGGACCATGTCTATCCTGACCAGATGGTggtgtttaaaataaaatcagtgtgcAGACTCAGCTGTTGGAAACGAGAGTCAAACATCTGCCATCCTAAACACTCCCCTCACAGCTCTGCTTGGGATTTATCAGGCTCTGTGGGAACGTGTCCCCAAATTTATCAGAAATCCTTTTCTTAAGCCTGTGGCTGATTTTCTCAAGAGATTTTCCTACAACTTGCCATGTAGGATAAGCTGTGGAAAGCACTACTGGCCAGCTGTATAGCAGTTAATGTAAAGGAGgctgattaaaaaataaaacactggatATCTACCAATGCAAATGAGACTGTAAATAGCTCACTATTATTATATTAGTGCCTAAATcaatagttcagcatttttataAGTGTGCTTTTTTCACTCACTTGCTGAGACTTAGATGAGGACTTTGATTCAATTAAACCAGGaagcagttagcttagcttagcttagcacaaacactggacaCGAAGGAAAACAaatagcctggctctgtctacaGGTTAAAATAGCTAAAGCgaaacatgttatatcttgatCAGTCTTTAAATAGAGCCAGGTTAGCCGTTTCCCTCTGCTCccagtatttatgctaagctaagctaactggctactggctgtagtttcatatttacagacgtgacagacatgaaagtggtgtCGATGTTCCAATCTACTCAtctatttcccaaaatatccaACTACTCCTTTAAGGGCAAGATGAATGAAACACTGTTAGCTTAAGTTCTAGCTATTATTACTGCTACATACTTTACATGTACAGTAGCCAATAACAGAAGTGGTTGGAAAAAGTGTAAACTTTTAATCAAACAGGCATGACTTTTACTAAACCACTGCTGTTTTTGATTTATAGTT from Lates calcarifer isolate ASB-BC8 linkage group LG3, TLL_Latcal_v3, whole genome shotgun sequence harbors:
- the ptk2aa gene encoding protein tyrosine kinase 2aa isoform X43 produces the protein MPSMSYGVVEARDYEIQRDRIELGRCIGEGQFGDVHQGVYNSPDKPALPVAIKTCKNCTSDSVREKFLQEALTMRQFDHPHIVKLIGVITENPVWIIMELCTLGELRSFLQVRKYSLDLATLILFAYQLSTALAYLESKRFVHRDIAARNVLVSSVDCVMLGDFGLSRYMEDSSYYKASKGKLPIKWMAPESINFRRFTSASDVWMFGVCMWEILMYGIKPFQGVKNNDVIGRIENGERLAMPPQCPPTLYSLMTKCWSYDPSKRPRFTELKTQLSTILEEEKLQQEERLRMEMRRQVTVSWDSGGSDEAPPKPSRPGYPSPRSSEGFFSSPQHNHFPPSAHGGVGGVGSSFPPTDSWNQHRPEHTALWSSNMEDSGCVGQAMMEERLMMQQQQMEDDQRWLEQEESFMKAESRNSRGSIDREDGTLQAPGGSQHIYQPVGKPEHVAPPKKPPRPGAPGHPGNLASLCPVDSYNEGVKLQPQEISPPPTANLDRSNDKVYENVTGLVKAVIEMSNRIQPAAPEEYVPMVKEVGLALRTLLATVDETIPVLPASTHREIEMAQKLLNSDLAELIAKMKLAQQYVMTSLQKDYKKQMLMAAHALAVDAKNLLDVIDQSRLKMITQTRPH
- the ptk2aa gene encoding protein tyrosine kinase 2aa isoform X38, translating into MCLTVSGTLRTIVDETDDYAEIVDEEDTYTMPSTRDYEIQRDRIELGRCIGEGQFGDVHQGVYNSPDKPALPVAIKTCKNCTSDSVREKFLQEALTMRQFDHPHIVKLIGVITENPVWIIMELCTLGELRSFLQVRKYSLDLATLILFAYQLSTALAYLESKRFVHRDIAARNVLVSSVDCVMLGDFGLSRYMEDSSYYKASKGKLPIKWMAPESINFRRFTSASDVWMFGVCMWEILMYGIKPFQGVKNNDVIGRIENGERLAMPPQCPPTLYSLMTKCWSYDPSKRPRFTELKTQLSTILEEEKLQQEERLRMEMRRQVTVSWDSGGSDEAPPKPSRPGYPSPRSSEGFFSSPQHNHFPPSAHGGVGGVGSSFPPTDSWNQHRPEHTALWSSNMEDSGCVGQAMMEERLMMQQQQMEDDQRWLEQEESFMKAESRNSRGSIDREDGTLQAPGGSQHIYQPVGKPEHVAPPKKPPRPGAPGHPGNLASLCPVDSYNEGVKLQPQEISPPPTANLDRSNDKVYENVTGLVKAVIEMSNRIQPAAPEEYVPMVKEVGLALRTLLATVDETIPVLPASTHREIEMAQKLLNSDLAELIAKMKLAQQYVMTSLQKDYKKQMLMAAHALAVDAKNLLDVIDQSRLKMITQTRPH
- the ptk2aa gene encoding protein tyrosine kinase 2aa isoform X44, which gives rise to MPSTRDYEIQRDRIELGRCIGEGQFGDVHQGVYNSPDKPALPVAIKTCKNCTSDSVREKFLQEALTMRQFDHPHIVKLIGVITENPVWIIMELCTLGELRSFLQVRKYSLDLATLILFAYQLSTALAYLESKRFVHRDIAARNVLVSSVDCVMLGDFGLSRYMEDSSYYKASKGKLPIKWMAPESINFRRFTSASDVWMFGVCMWEILMYGIKPFQGVKNNDVIGRIENGERLAMPPQCPPTLYSLMTKCWSYDPSKRPRFTELKTQLSTILEEEKLQQEERLRMEMRRQVTVSWDSGGSDEAPPKPSRPGYPSPRSSEGFFSSPQHNHFPPSAHGGVGGVGSSFPPTDSWNQHRPEHTALWSSNMEDSGCVGQAMMEERLMMQQQQMEDDQRWLEQEESFMKAESRNSRGSIDREDGTLQAPGGSQHIYQPVGKPEHVAPPKKPPRPGAPGHPGNLASLCPVDSYNEGVKLQPQEISPPPTANLDRSNDKVYENVTGLVKAVIEMSNRIQPAAPEEYVPMVKEVGLALRTLLATVDETIPVLPASTHREIEMAQKLLNSDLAELIAKMKLAQQYVMTSLQKDYKKQMLMAAHALAVDAKNLLDVIDQSRLKMITQTRPH